Genomic DNA from Niabella ginsenosidivorans:
TTGTTCCTTGCAGATACCACTGTAAATTTTAATCCCACTGCTGAAGAGCTGGCAGAAATTGTTTTATTAACGGCAAGGGAGGTAGCAGCGCTGAACGTCGTTCCCAAAATAGCCATGCTCAGTTATGCGAATTTTGGAAGCAGCAATTCGCCGGAGGCGAAACTGGTAGCCAGGGCAAGGGCCCTTGTAAAGGAAAAAATGCCGGATCTGGTGGTTGATGGGGAAATGCAGGCAAATGTGGCGCTGAATAACAGATTGTTAAAAGAAATGTACCCATTTAGTGAGTTGGTTGGGCATGAGGTTAACACCCTAATCTTTCCTAACTTAGCATCCGGTAATATTGCCTATAACATTCTGCTGGAAATTGGTTCCACAGATGCAGTGGGCCCCATAGTGATGGGTTTGAAAAAACCGGTACACCTGCTGCAACTGGGCAGCACTGTAAGTGGCATTGTAAATATGGCAATGATAGCGGTCACAGAAGCACAGCTAAAGTCAAAAGAACAGGAACCCGGTACTAAAGGCGGGAAAGGGTTTTTGAGGAAAAAATAACGGATCGACTCAATAAAAATTAATCAGTTGAGAATATTAAAAGAGTTCGGGGAGTTTATTAAAATGGCCGGCGGCATGTTTCGCAAGCCGGAAAGTGTTAAAATGTACTGGAAGCAGTTTATGATCCAGTGCAATGATATCGGCATTGGCTCGCTGGGCATTATTTGTATTATATCTGTTTTTATCGGAGCGGTGTCTACCCTGCAAACAGCTTACCAGCTGGTTTCTCCCATTATCCCTAAATCGACCATTGCCCAGGTTGTACGGGATACGGTTATTCTTGAATTTGCACCTACTTTAAGCTGTATTGTCCTTTGTGGCGTGGTGGGCAGTAAAATAGCCAGTGAGCTGGGCAATATGCGGGTAAGTGAGCAGATTGATGCGCTGGAGATCATGGGCATTAATACCAAGGGGTACCTGATCCTGCCTAAAATTCTGGCCGGCCTTATTACGATTCCTTTACTGATTATGCTGGCAATGATCCTGGGTATCTGGGGCGGACGCCTGGCGGGCACGGCAGCGGGCATTATTGACCCTGCAATTTTTGATTCCGGTCTTGTAATGGGCTTTAAGGCCTACAACGTTTATTTTGCGCTTATTAAAAGTATTGTATTTGCATTTATCATTACTGCCATTCCGGCTTTTTATGGCTATAATGTAAAAGGTGGTGCCCTGGAAATTGGTCACAGCAGCACAAGGGCCGTAGTTGTTTCCTGCGTATTATTATTACTGGCAGATTATGTGCTTTCTGCTTTGCTTTTGTAACCCACTCACCCGATAATTTCATAAGTATGATTGAACTGAAAGATCTGAAGAAGAGTTTTGATGAGAAGCCGGTCTTAAAGGGGGTAAGCGTTGTAATGGATGATGGAAAATGCAACCTCATTATTGGCAGCAGCGGAAGCGGCAAAACGGTTTTAATGAAATGCATGGTGGGGTTATTTAAACCCACATCGGGGAATGTATTATATGATGGTGCAGATTTTGTAAACCTCAGCGATAAAGAACAAAAAACGATCCGGGAAAAAATAGGAATGCTTTTCCAGGGCGGAGCGTTGTTTGACAGCCAGACAGTTGAACAGAATGTGATGTTCCCTATGGATATGTTTACCAATGAAAAGTATTCAAAAAAAAGAGAACGGGTAAAACAGGTGCTGGACCGTGTTCAGCTAAAGGAAGAAGCCTACAAAAAATTTCCGTCAGAAATAAGTGGGGGCATGCAGAAGCGGGTGGCGCTGGCACGTGCCATTGTGCTGAACCCCAAATATCTTTTTTGTGATGAGCCCAACTCCGGACTGGATCCGCAAACTTCCCTTGTGATCGATAAACTGATTCATGAAATCACAAAAGAGTATGATATGACAACGATCGTCAATACCCATGACATGAACAGCGTAATGGAAATAGGAGATCATATTATTTATATGCACCAGGGTGAAAAAGAATGGGAAGGCAATAATAAAGAGATTATTTTTAGTAAGAATGAAAAGCTGAACGAGTTCATTTTTGCGTCAGAATTTTTAAGGGATGCAAAAAATATGCGCACGATCCAGGAAACCGGAGAAATTCCCAAAGAAGTGGAAGCCGGCATCAAAGATGCAATAGAGGAAAAGCTGAATGTTGATCTTGACGGGGACGGGCATATTGGCGACCCGGGAAAAGCAGATGAGCCGTCTGAGAAAAAAGCCCCTCCAAAAAAATAAAGAAAACAGCCTTACTTCCGGCCGGTCCTGTAAGCAATCCAATAAAAACATTAAGTTCTAAATATCAAATCGAAAAGTTACATTTGCAACATTCAAAATAAAAATAATAAGCAACTTATGGCAGTTTTAGTTAATAAGGATTCTAAAGTATTGGTGCAGGGGTTTACAGGTACGGAAGGTACGTTCCATGCTACGCAAATGATAGAATACGGGACAAACGTTGTGGGTGGTGTAACACCTGGTAAAGGTGGCAGCACGCATCTGGAACGCCCTGTATTTAATACTGTTGCGGAGTGTGTCAATGCCACCGGGGCTAATGTAAGCATCATCTTTGTACCGCCGGCCTTTGCGGCGGATGCTATTATGGAGGCCGCGGACGCAGGCATTGCGTTGGTTGTGTGCATTACAGAAGGGATCCCTGTTCAGGATATGGTGGCGGTAAAAAACTTTCTGCAATCGACTGCCACAAGGCTGATCGGCCCCAACTGTCCGGGTGTGATCACTGCGGGAGAATGTAAAGTAGGGATTATGCCGGGATTTGTTTTTAAGCAAGGCCGTGTAGGTATTGTTTCCAAATCCGGAACGCTTACTTATGAAGCTGCCGACCAGGTTGCCAAAGCAGGACTGGGCATCAGCACGGCTATCGGTATTGGCGGAGACCCGATCATTGGTACTACTACCCGGGAAGCCGTTGAACTATTTATGCAGGATGATGAAACAGATGCCATTGTAATGATTGGTGAAATTGGTGGTGGAATGGAAGCCGAAGCTGCCCGATGGATAAAAGAAAATGGCAATAAAAAGCCGGTTGTTGGTTTTATTGCCGGGCAAACAGCTCCTCCCGGCCGCCGGATGGGACATGCAGGCGCCATTGTGGGGGGTGCGGATGATACCGCTGCTGCAAAAATGAAGATCATGGGTGAGTGCGGCATACATGTGGTAAGCAGCCCGGCAGATATTGGTAAAACGATGGCTGAAGTAATAAAGAAATAACAACAAAAAAAATCAGCTGATCATGATGCCCCACTTAAAAGGGGCATTTTTTAATAGCAAGTATATTCCGAAATTATTCTAAATTTGACTGCTCTTCTTAACCAGACAATTGCCGTAGCGTGTATATTAAGGAAAATATAAATACTGTTTGGAGCAACACCTTAATGGCTGCTGCTTATCTGAAAACCGGTAGTATTATTTGTAGTGAATTTGAAAACGTTCAAATTGCCTTCTATTCATGAAAACAGGAAAGGAAATATTTATTGTAGATGATGATTCGATTCACCGGCTTTTAATGAGCAAACTTTTTGCACGGCAAAATAAAGGATATAAGCTGGATTTCTTTGAGAATGGCCAGAAAGCCATGGATGTATTGGAAACGGCCATTGCAGACAATCCTTCCGGGATACCGGATATTATTTTACTCGATATCGAAATGCCGGTTATGAATGGCTGGCAGTTTATGAATAAATACCGGTTGCTGCCGCCGGAAATTAAAGACCGGATCAGTGTTTACATGGTCAGCTCTTCTTTTTCTGATGAGGACCAGGAACGCGTAAAGTCTTATCCTGAAATTGTGGACTACATCGTTAAGCCGCTCCGTATTGAAAAAATAATTGAGCTGATGAATTAGTTCCCCCTTTACAGTCCTGTTTACTTACCAAACTGCTGCCCACGTAGTTTATAAACTATGAACTACCTTTAGCAGATCGTTTATTGTGTTATTATGGATCTTGAACAGTTGGAACCGTTCTTCAGCGGGGAATTGTATTATAGTAATGAGTATGCGCATAAAGCGCAGAAGATCGTTTATGCCACAGACGCCTCTGTTTACCAGGAACAGCCCCTGGCGGTTGCTGTGCCAAAAAATAAAAAGGATCTGCTGGCATTGATCCGGTTTGCCAATGACCACAGGGTAACCCTGATTCCCCGCGCCGCAGGCACTTCCCTTGCCGGCCAGGTAGTAGGCAACGGTATTGTGGTAGACACTTCAAAGTATTTTAAAAGAATAATTGAAGTAAATACCAATGAACGATGGGTGCGCCTGGAACCCGGTATTATCCGGGATGACCTGAATGCGTTTTTAAAACCCTATAGTTTATTTTTTGCACCGGAAACCTCTACTGCCAGCCGTGCCATGATCGGGGGGATGATTGGTAATAACTCTTGCGGGCTGCATTCCATAGTATGGGGCGACACCAGAAAGCATTTGCTGGAAGCCACCGTGCTGCTGAGCAATGGTGAAGAAGTGGTGCTGAAGCACTATACTGCAGAAGCCGTTCGCAAAAAAGCAATACAGGATAATCTGGAAGGGCGTATTTATAGCCAACTGATGAATTTGCTGAATGACGAAGCTAATAAAACGGTCATTCGCAATGATTATCCCAAACGGTCCTTAACCCGCCGCAATACCGGTTATGCACTGGATGCCCTGCAGGATGAGCTGGAACAGGGTAAAGACGGATTGAACCTTTGTCACCTGTTAGCAGGTTCAGAGGGCACCCTGGCTTTTGTTACAGAAGCGAAGCTGAATTTGCTGCCGTTACCCCCGGCAAAAGATGCGCTGGTTTGCATCCATTGTACCTCCATTATAGAATCCCTGCACGCTAATAATGTTGCACTGCGGCATTTACCAATGGCGTCAGAACTGGTTGATAAATACATTATGGACTTTACCAAAGGGCATCCGGTTTATGATCATAACCGGTTTTTTATAGAAGGGGAGCCGGAAGCCCTGCTGATGGTGGAGTTTATGGAAGATACTGACGAAGCGTTGGATGGAAAAACCAACCGGCTGATCGGGGACTTAAAAAAACAGGGACTGGGCTATGCTTATCCGGTTATTAAAGGGACTAAAACCAAACTGGCCTGGGATATCCGTAAGGCGGGGCTGGGGCTGATCCGGAATATGCCGGGTGACACACAACCGGTGAATCTGATTGAGGATTGTGCCGTATCGCCGGAAGATTTACCGGCTTATATTGCAGATCTACAGCAGTTGCTGGCGGGGTACGGCCTAACGGCTTCTTATTATGCGCATGCCGGAGCGGGCGAATTGCATGTAGAGCCCATGATCAATCTGAAAACAGAAGAAGGAAAAGAAACGTTCAGGAATGTATTGAGAGATACCGTTACGCTGGTGAAGAAATATAACGGATCCCTCAGTGGTGAGCACGGCGACGGGCGTTTGCGCGGGGAATTTATTGCTGCTGCCATGGGGGAGAAGGTGTACAGCTTACTGAAGCAGGTAAAGGCTGTTTTTGACCCGGATAATATTTTCAATGCAGGCAAAATTGTAGATACGCCTAAAATGAATGAGCAGCTGCGTTATAATCCCGGCCACCGGCAAAAGAAAATAGTAACAATTTTTGATTATACCCGCCAGGAAAATATCCTGCGCCTGGCGGAGAAATGTTCCGGTTCGGGCGATTGCCGTAAATCGCATATAACCGGTGGCACCATGTGCCCGTCGTATATGGCCACCTTGCAGGAAAAAGATACCACGCGTGCCCGGGCCAATGTGCTCCGGCAGTTTTTGACAAACGCATCAGGAGAGAATCCGTTCAATCACCCGGAAATAAAAGAGGTAATGGATCTTTGCCTGAGCTGCAAGGCCTGTAAGTCGGAATGTCCGTCCGGAGTGGATATCGCCAAACTGAAAGCAGAATTTTTACAGCACTACTATGATGCCAATGGGGTGCCGTTCCGCTCCCGGCTGATTGCCGGTTTCACCAGATCGCAACAGGTTGGTATAAAGATGCCGGCAGTGTATAATGCTTTTGTGGGTAACCGGTTTACATCGGGAGTCATTAAAAAGATAGCAGGGTTTGCGCCAAAACGTTCCCTGCCTTTTGTAGGAAGAACCACGCTCCGGAAATGGTTTCAGAAATATACAGAGCAACAGGCACAGCAGTTTGACCGTATGGTATACCTGTTTTGCGATGAATTTACCAATTACAATGATGTGGAGATCGGTCAAACGGCCATACGGCTTTTAAACGCATTGGGCTATGGGGTTATGATTCCCGAGCATGAAGAAAGCGGCCGTACCTGGCTGTCAAAAGGGCTGGTGCGCAAGGCACAGGAAATTATCAGTGGTAATGTACAACAACTTTCAGGGCGGGTAACCCGGGAGTGCCCATTAATTGGTATTGAGCCCAGTGCGCTGCTCACTTTCCGGGATGAGGCGCCGGACCTGGTGCCTGCTCATTTAAAAGATGCTGCCCGGCAATTGGCTGCAAACAGTCTTTTAATTGAAGAGTTCCTGGCTGATGAATATGAAAAAGGTGCCATAAAGGAAGAGCAGTTCACCCGGGAAAAACGGACCGTGAAACTGCACGGGCATTGTTACCAGAAATCATTTGGTATTGTACCGTCTGTACTAAAAGTGCTGGGCATTCCTGTAAATTATTATGTGGAAGCCATCCCCTCCGGCTGCTGTGGCATGGCCGGTTCTTTCGGCTATGAGAAAGAACATTATGAGGTATCTATGAAAGTAGGAGAGCTGGTGCTTCTGCCGGCTGTAAGAGGTGCTGCTCCGGAAACCATTATTGCTGCATCAGGAACCAGTTGCCGCCACCAGATAAAGGACGGAACCGGGCGAAAAAGCCTGCACCCGGTGGAAGTGCTGTGGGAAGCGTTGAAACAATAGCTACAACAGGTTTTACGGAGTATGTTTTTTAAAAATACGCTCAATTCATAAACATCATTGCTAATCATTTGAAGCGCTCCTGCTTCAAATAGATACCCTATCTTTCCGTAAATAATTTAAAAGCTTGAATTTCCCGGTCTACCTGCATATCGGTACGCATAAGATCCTGTTACATATGGTAACGGAGATTGCTGCTTTTTTTATAGCGTTTAGATATTATCTCTATCTACGCAGAAAAAAGGGCGATGCTATCTCCGGCCTGCACCGGCTGTATATTTTACTGGGTGCCACACTGGGCGCCTTGCTGGGGTCGCGCCTTCTGGGCGGGCTGGAAGACCCCATAGCCTTACAACGCAGCACTTCCCCGCTGCTATACCTGTATGCCAACAAAACCATTGTGGGTGGCTTTTTGGGTGGACTGGCCGGGGTAGAACTGGCTAAAAAAGCAGTAGGTGAAAAACAACGAAGTGGCGACCTGTATGTTTATCCAATTCTTCTTGGGCTGGTCATTGGCCGTATTGGTTGTTTTAGTATGGGCGTGTATGAGGAAACCTATGGACTACCTACTACCGCATTTACCGGCATGGATCTGGGTGATGGGCTGATGCGCCACCCGGTGGCACTCTATGAGATCGGTTTCCTGGTGGTGTTATGGTGGCTGATCCGGTGGGCGTCTCGCCGCTACCCACTGGATAACGGGGCCCTGTTTAAGCTTTTTATGGTCGGGTACCTTGTATTCCGTTTTTTGCTGGACTTTATAAAACCGCACTATACCTGGGCTATCGGGTTATCATCCATTCAGGTAGCTTGTTTGCTGGGATTATTGTATTATATTCGGTTTATTATTCATCCTAAAAAATTGCTGACTACTGATGCCGGTACGCCCCTACACATACTATGATTTTACCATAAGCCTTTGCAGCACCTGTTTAAAAAGAGTGGATGCCAAGATCGTTTTTGAAAATGACAGGGTCTATATGCTCAAGAACTGCAGGGAGCATGGGTTTGAAAAAGTGCTGATTGCTACAGATATACCCTATTACAAAAATATCCGCAACTATAATAAGCCTTCTGAAACGCCGCTCCGCTTCAACACGGAAACACACTATGGCTGCCCGTATGACTGCGGCCTCTGTACAGATCATGAACAGCACAGTTGCCTGACGGTGGTGGAAATAACGGATCGCTGTAATCTTACCTGTCCTACCTGCTATGCTATGAGCAGCCCGCATTATGGCCGGCACAGAACAGTAGAAGAAGTAAACCGCATGCTGGATATTGTTGTGGCTAATGAGGGACAGCCGGATGTGGTGCAGATCAGTGGCGGAGAGCCTACGGTGCATCCTGATTTTTTTGAGATACTGAATATTGCCAAATCAAAGCCCATTAAGCATTTAATGGTCAATACCAACGGGGTCCGCATTGCCAAGGATAAGGAGTTTGTAAAACGGCTGGCGGGTTATATGCCGGACTTTGAAATTTACCTGCAATTTGATTCTTTTAAACCGGAGGCGCTGATCAACCTGCGGGGGAAAGACCTGCTGGGAGTGCGCATGAAGGCACTGGAGCATTTGAATGCCCTGAATTTATCCACTACCCTGGTGGTGACCCTGCAACAAGGCGTGAACGATGATGAAATAGGTGCCATTATTGACTATGCACTGCAACAGCCCTGTGTGCGGGGCGTTACCTTTCAGCCGGTGCAGGTAGCGGGGCGGACAGAGCATTTTGACCCGGCGGTGAACCGGATCACGATGACCGATGTGCGGCAAAAGATACTGGAGCAGACAACGGTCTTTAATGCCAACGACCTGATCCCCGTACCCTGTAACCCGGATGCCTTGGTAATGGGCTATGCATTAAAGCTGAATAACCAGGTGTTCCCGTTAACGCGTTATATAGACCCGGCACAGCTGCTGGATAATTCCAGGAACACGATCATCTATGAGCAGGACGATGCGTTAAAGGAAAAAATGATCAATATATTCAGCACCGGTATTTCGGTAGATCGCGTAGAGGAGAACATGAACCAGTTGTTGTGCTGCCTGCCGCAGATACAGGCACCAGGGCTTACCTATAATAATTTATTCCGCATCATTATTATGCGGTTTATTGATGCCTATGATTTTGATGTGCGGGCAATTAAAAAAAGCTGTGTGCATATTGTGCATAAAGACGGCCGCCTGATTCCTTTTGAAACCATGAACCTGTTTTACAGGGATGAGAAGGAACAATATGTAAAGCAATTGCAGAATAGTATTGAAGAAACGCTGGTCTGAGGAAGTGCAACGCAGCGGCGTCGTTAATGATCAAAAATGAAAAATTACTGGTATGAATGATGGTTTTTTGTTGTTCCTGCTGTTTGGGATCCCCGCCCTTTGTGCCGTTATAATGCTTGTGGGCATTGTAATGCTGTTTAGTAAAGATGAACGGGTAAGGAAAACCGGAACAAGGCTTTTGCTGATCGGTTTTATTGTGGCGGTTGTTACCGTAGTGATCGGCTTTTCTATTTGCACCGGGGCTTTTGGCGGATTTCATTAATCGTAGTTACAAGTGGTTGGAACCTGCTCTTTATTGCTGCTTCATATTCCGCAGCAGAAGTGTGCAACGCAACAAAGATGCTGTGAAAACTATAGCCGGGCGCATAAAACCTCTTAATAGTAAACATCGGTTTTGTGCAATAAGGCAACCTGAAGAAGTGGCTGGCACATTAAGTACAACCCCTGTTAGAATTGCTCATTTGTCAACTCCATATTGGCCATCGCACCGGCAAAATTTCCTGCTGAAACCGCATTGGCCACAGAGCGCATGGGCGATGTGTTATCGCCGCAGGCAAAAATGCCTTCAACAGTTGTTTTTTGAAAACTGTCTGTTTTAATGTAACCCTGTTCTGTCAGCTCACAACCTAACGAAACGGGAATATCCGAATGCTGGGTAAACGGAATAACAGCATACACCGCAGTGAAGTGCATCCTGCTGCCATCGTCAAAGACCACATTTTTAAGATGACCGTTTCCGTGCTCAATTCCGGTGACCGGTGTTTCTATGATCCTGATAGAATGCTTATGCAGTTTAGTCCTTTGGGCTTCAGTGAAACCGGCTTTGCCCGAAGTTAAAATGGTAATATCATTGCTGAGGTTATTGACGAGGGATGCAATATGAAAGGCCCGGTCGCCGTTTGCCAGAATGCCTGTTGGCTGACCGCGGAATTCATAGCCGTGGCAGTAGGGGCAATGGATTACGGAAATGCCCCAGCAGGCAGCAAACCCTTTTATACCGGGCATCAGATCTTTGATACCCGTTGCAAAAATGAGCTTCTTTGCGTGGAAGATGACGCCTGACCCGGTAGTGATCGCAAAGCCATTCTCCGTTTTTGTTCCACTAACAGCAAGATCATTATGGAGTTTTACAGTGTCATAGTTCAATACCTGTGCCCTGGCTTTTTCCGCTATTACCTCAGGGGGTGCTCCATCCTGCGTAATGAAATTGTGCGAATGGGGTGTTTGCCTGTTGCAGGGTAACCCGCTGTCAATGATCAGCACATTGCGAAGCGAACGGCCCAAAGCCATTGCCGCAGAAAGCCCTGCATAGCTTCCGCCGATGATGATCACGTCAAAATGCTTACTCTCTGGCATAAAATAATTTTTTTAAAGGATAGATAACCCGGAAGGTACTGTTAAAACAGGTTTGCCCGGCGCTGCTGAGCGCCCCAGATCATCAATCAGCAAAATTAAGTGGATTTTTATATTTGCAACTATGTTGCAGATATTTTATTTTTGCATAAATGAATCACTATGCAGTACAAGCGCTTAAAAATAAATTACGACCAGTTGGGCATTTTTACTTCTATTGCCTGTGCCATCCATTGCACCCTTTTACCCTTGCTGATCAGCAGCCTGCCTTTTCTGGGTATTGATATACTGGAAAATAAAGCCATAGAATGGGGCATGATCCTCCTGGCCCTGGTCTTTGGCTTCGTATCGCTTTATCATGGCTATTTGCATCACCATGGCAGCTATAAGCCGCTTGTTTTATTTGGCTGCGGTTTCCTGTTCCTGATCCTGAACCAGGTTTGGGAAGAGGCTTTTGTGTATCTCTTTATTCCCCTGTCGGCCCTCTTTATTATCAGTGCGCATCTACTGAATATTTATTATTGCCGCAACTGCACCCGTAAGAAGTCCGGAAAAACTAAAGAAAGCTGAGTGTTATTTATGATGCTTTTATTGCAGAAATTGCTCCTGCAGGTCTTTTTTTCTTCTGATGTTGCCATCAGCCAGATATGTTGGTGCCGGTTCTTAAGAGGCCGGCCGGATAACCTGGTTTATAAAGCGGTAAAAATATGCGGAAAACTGTAGCATCCATTTTCCTGGTTTTGTATGTGGCCCTGTTTGTCAGCAATGCCCTGTTTACACATGGGCATGTTACGGCAGACGGGCGGTTTATCCTGCATGTGCATCCTTATAATATTGCCTGGGAAAAGACAGGAAAAAAACACCGGCATTCTCCCTCCCAAATGGAAATGCTGAATGCGGTGCACTATTGTACCTATACCCATCCTTCAGTATATCTGCTGCCACTCTTTAGTCCTGCATGCACAGGGATCTTGCCCGTGCCGGAAAATATGGGCAGGCCCCACCTGTCTTATGTAAGAGCAGCAGCAGTCCGCGGCCCTCCGTTAGCAGCTATTGCTTTTTCCTGAACGGGGCTTACACACTTTCGCTTTCACTGCTAATGGCAGGAGGTGCCGTATTCATTTGTTTACAGGTGCGTTTTGCGTCCCGGGCATTGAGCGACGGCGTAAGACCGGCGTTTGATAACAGATCAGAGAATGCCAGGTCCACAGTCTGCCCTCAATATCCATGTGGTACCCGGCCGGGAAAAAAGGATTTTTATCGTTATCCTGAGTTTCCGTTTATAAAAACAAAATCATCCGAAAGTTCGGATGAGGCAATGACAATTATTCTTACGGGTCACCCTGAAGATGTCCCGGACTTATTCCGGGATCTGTTTTTGTTTCAGGGTCCAAATTAAGCAGATGCTGAAACAATTCCGAACTATCGGAACGGCATGACAAAAAGAAAGATTGATTTTCAAAACAATAACACACCTGTCATTGGCAGCATAACGTAGTGAAGCAGAAGGGACTCACAATCTGTAGAGATGTTTCCTTATTCTTAAGTGTGTATCCACCTGTTCGTTTCGTTCTTGCTCCGTCAAGTTCAGCATGACAGCACTTTCTGTTATTCCGATGAACTCAAAAAATGCTTTTTGTTCCCGCTCTGCAGAGCGATAAAGCCGGCATTGATTGTCAATAAGGCAAACGATAAAATTCATAAATACTATAACCCTGCAGCATTCCGGTTAATCAATTCCGGTCTGTTTGCTGACAGGCATTTTCGATCCGGGAAGCCCGGTAATGTGTAAATCGGGTACTAAAAAAACATTTTGTTAGGTTAATCTAACTTTTTATATTCGTTAAATCAAATAGATAATATGCCATTCAAAATAACAGGTCTGAAAATCATTTTTTTTATCATCGGCTGTTTTACAGGAATTGCTGCAATAGCCCAGACCGGGCTGCTTAAGGGCTTTGTACAGGATGTAAATGGAAAAGCCGTAAGTGCCGCTACCATTGCGATTCCCAAGCTGAACATCGGCACTACAACAGACAGTACCGGCAGTTATCAGCTAAAGGGCATTGCTGCAGGTAACTGGCAGTTGAGAGTAAGCGCTGTTGGTTTCGATCCCTATACTGCCCAGATCAGGATTACGGATCAGTCTTCCAAAACCCAGCATATAACATTAAAAAATTCCGGTGCGTCCATGGACGAAGTGGTCATTACCGGAACGCTGAAAGCCGTACGAAAATCTGAAAGCCCCGTACCCGTTACCATTATTTCTGCCAGATTGTTCCAGAAAAATCCTACTTCTAATGTGCTGGATGCACTGTATATGGTTAACGGCATTAACCCCCAGGTGAACTGTAATATGTGCAATACCTCGGACATTGGCATTAACGGCATGCCCGGGCCTTATTCTATGGTGCTGATCGATGGTATGCCGATTGTGAGCTCCCTCTCTGCGGTATATGGTTTCAGCGGTATTCCCAATAGTGTTATTGATCGTGTAGAAGTGGTAAAAGGCCCGGCGTCCTCCTTATATGGCTCTGAAGCCATTGGTGGCGTCATCAACATTATTACCAAAAAAGCAACTACAGCGCCTAAATTCTTTTTGGATTATAATGCTTCCACCTGGGGAGAGCTGACCGGAAACACCGGCTTCAGCGCCCGGTTAAGTGATAAGGTTGCTACGCTATTCAATGTGGATGGCTATTATTTTAATACCCCGCACGATCAGGATCATGACGGGTTTATGGACAAAACCCTTCAGCAACGATTGTCCTTCTTCAATAAATGGGATATCAAACAAAAGTTTGGTAAGGCCGCCAGTTTGTCTTTACGGTATTATAATGAAGACCGGCACGGCGGGGAAACGGGCTGGGATCAATCGGACAGAGGGTTTGTGGATTTCCATGAATATGATAACGACGCCGGTTCTCCGGGTTACAATGCCGATTATGTGTTGCCCAACGGGCATACGATCTACAATGAAAAATATGCAAAGGGGTTCCGCATTCCCCGGTTTGATAAGCAGACAGACAGGCAGCAATGGCTGGATGCAGTAAAGCTGGCCAACCCCGCTGCAGCGCTGGCAGATAATATGAAATATCAGGAATCTATCTATACCAGCCGGTTTGAAGCGGTGGGAAAATATGAGCTCCCTATAAAGGAAAATATTACCATCCAGGGCTCTTATAACCGGCATGATCAGAATTCCGCATATGGCACAGAGCTTTTTATGGCGCATCAGCAAACCTTATTTGGCCAGGCATTCTGGGATAAAAAGCGGGGCGATCATAACTTTTTACTGGGGGGGTCTTACCGGTACATCTGGTTCAAAGACAATAC
This window encodes:
- a CDS encoding prolipoprotein diacylglyceryl transferase, which codes for MNFPVYLHIGTHKILLHMVTEIAAFFIAFRYYLYLRRKKGDAISGLHRLYILLGATLGALLGSRLLGGLEDPIALQRSTSPLLYLYANKTIVGGFLGGLAGVELAKKAVGEKQRSGDLYVYPILLGLVIGRIGCFSMGVYEETYGLPTTAFTGMDLGDGLMRHPVALYEIGFLVVLWWLIRWASRRYPLDNGALFKLFMVGYLVFRFLLDFIKPHYTWAIGLSSIQVACLLGLLYYIRFIIHPKKLLTTDAGTPLHIL
- a CDS encoding radical SAM protein; this encodes MPVRPYTYYDFTISLCSTCLKRVDAKIVFENDRVYMLKNCREHGFEKVLIATDIPYYKNIRNYNKPSETPLRFNTETHYGCPYDCGLCTDHEQHSCLTVVEITDRCNLTCPTCYAMSSPHYGRHRTVEEVNRMLDIVVANEGQPDVVQISGGEPTVHPDFFEILNIAKSKPIKHLMVNTNGVRIAKDKEFVKRLAGYMPDFEIYLQFDSFKPEALINLRGKDLLGVRMKALEHLNALNLSTTLVVTLQQGVNDDEIGAIIDYALQQPCVRGVTFQPVQVAGRTEHFDPAVNRITMTDVRQKILEQTTVFNANDLIPVPCNPDALVMGYALKLNNQVFPLTRYIDPAQLLDNSRNTIIYEQDDALKEKMINIFSTGISVDRVEENMNQLLCCLPQIQAPGLTYNNLFRIIIMRFIDAYDFDVRAIKKSCVHIVHKDGRLIPFETMNLFYRDEKEQYVKQLQNSIEETLV
- a CDS encoding TonB-dependent receptor, coding for MPFKITGLKIIFFIIGCFTGIAAIAQTGLLKGFVQDVNGKAVSAATIAIPKLNIGTTTDSTGSYQLKGIAAGNWQLRVSAVGFDPYTAQIRITDQSSKTQHITLKNSGASMDEVVITGTLKAVRKSESPVPVTIISARLFQKNPTSNVLDALYMVNGINPQVNCNMCNTSDIGINGMPGPYSMVLIDGMPIVSSLSAVYGFSGIPNSVIDRVEVVKGPASSLYGSEAIGGVINIITKKATTAPKFFLDYNASTWGELTGNTGFSARLSDKVATLFNVDGYYFNTPHDQDHDGFMDKTLQQRLSFFNKWDIKQKFGKAASLSLRYYNEDRHGGETGWDQSDRGFVDFHEYDNDAGSPGYNADYVLPNGHTIYNEKYAKGFRIPRFDKQTDRQQWLDAVKLANPAAALADNMKYQESIYTSRFEAVGKYELPIKENITIQGSYNRHDQNSAYGTELFMAHQQTLFGQAFWDKKRGDHNFLLGGSYRYIWFKDNTIASDNGADPFVTQMPGFFIQDLWTLNPKTSLLLGYRFDYDFTRSASGDHENPVHSPRIALKYAPDEKNTLRASIGTGYRVVNIFSEDHRALSGQYEALFGETLKPEKSISGTLDYEGRVATEGIGLTYDVSAYYTHFFNKIYPVRNDVSRTLTYYNVDGKEHARNIGASLDIALNFRFPFRLTAGVSYNQAELFEFERDDNGNQLSNKIVRSPFEFSPKWSGVFSAAYDLIPQLTWDVTGEWRGPMLLPTQGTMETYDGNGHITGTITDPRPPYSPWFCKLHSQLTYKLTAGLQLYAGVKNIFNYIPKHLLVNTADPFNDRSGPDQYGGLQFDTEYNYTPQQGRTGYLGVRFNL
- a CDS encoding NAD(P)/FAD-dependent oxidoreductase, which gives rise to MPESKHFDVIIIGGSYAGLSAAMALGRSLRNVLIIDSGLPCNRQTPHSHNFITQDGAPPEVIAEKARAQVLNYDTVKLHNDLAVSGTKTENGFAITTGSGVIFHAKKLIFATGIKDLMPGIKGFAACWGISVIHCPYCHGYEFRGQPTGILANGDRAFHIASLVNNLSNDITILTSGKAGFTEAQRTKLHKHSIRIIETPVTGIEHGNGHLKNVVFDDGSRMHFTAVYAVIPFTQHSDIPVSLGCELTEQGYIKTDSFQKTTVEGIFACGDNTSPMRSVANAVSAGNFAGAMANMELTNEQF
- a CDS encoding MerC domain-containing protein, which encodes MQYKRLKINYDQLGIFTSIACAIHCTLLPLLISSLPFLGIDILENKAIEWGMILLALVFGFVSLYHGYLHHHGSYKPLVLFGCGFLFLILNQVWEEAFVYLFIPLSALFIISAHLLNIYYCRNCTRKKSGKTKES